The genomic stretch CTGGCTTGTAATAACTTTTAAGAATGGAAATGGTATCAGGTTGCTCACCGACCGCAGTGGCAGGAAGTCCCCTGCATCGGGCAAGCCAGTTTTGATGAAGAGCCATTGCACTAAACGTTCCAGTACAGAGATGTACAGGAACAATATGCCGATAGTGATACCCGACCGTTTGAATAATACCGACATCAGCAATGCAACACTGCCATAGCTAAGTGCCTGGATGAAAAAATACAACAGGTATTCGGCCTTGTCGAAGCTGAAGGAGGCATTGCCTTCTGCAAAGCCAAATATCAAGACGGTAATAGCTACGATAATAGTGCTGGCCAGCGCTATTACAACCACATCGGCGATCTTTGCTATCACAAACTCGGTGCGGCTTAAACCGTCGATGACATTCTGACGATGGGTCTTGAAATTGAATTCATTGGTTGTTAATATCACAATGAGTAAACAAGGAATAAACAACATAAAGCCGCTTAGCCACGAAACGGTATGCCATACATCGGGAAAGCGGAAGGGAGGAGCGCCCAGTAACATGGCAGCAGCAGCATCCATGCCTTTAGTACCTGGTTTTGCGACTTGAAATTCATGCACAATAGAATTAAGTCCCACAACACTTATCACAAATAACCCGGCAAGTATCCAGAAGGTGCGGTAATTCTTTACTTTAAGCCATTCTATTTTTAACAGTTGCCACATATGATCAGGAGTTGGTAAGTTCAAAGAATTTGGTTTCCAGGCTTTTCCTCTTTAGCTGGAGCTGGTTTAAAACCACCCCCTGTGAAAAGCAATGTTGGTTAATAGCTTCCAGGTTGGCAGTGCCAATAGGATAGAGCAGCTGTAATGTACCATCCTGCTGTTTTATGTTGTATCCACCTGGTAACAGCCTCAATGCGGCTTCCAGCGCGGAAAGGTTCGAAGCGCCTGTTACTACGATGTCTTCGTTTACGAGTACTTCGTTAACATGCCCCGCAGTTAACAGCTTTCCTTTTTTCAGGATGGCCACATGGGTACATACTTTTTCCACTTCATCGAGCAGGTGACTGGCCATGATAATGGTTTTGCCTCCGCCTGCCAGCTGCATAATGAGTTGGCGGATCTCGGCAATACCTACCGGGTCAAGTCCATTGGTAGGCTCGTCAAGAACAAGTATTTCAGGATCGCCAAGTAAGGCCGCGCCAATAGCCAGCCGCTGTTTCATTCCCAATGAAAAGGTGCTGAATTTGCTGTTCCTGCGTTCATACAGGCCTACCTGCTGAAGTACCGCGTCTATGCGGTCATATCCCGCTCCTTTTATTTCAGCAGCAATGCGCAGGTTGTGTACTGCCGATAAATAATGATAGAAGTTGGGCGTTTCCAACAATGTACCTATCTGTTTGCGTACCGCTGACGAAGATGTTTGCCCCAGGAAACTATAAGTACCTGAAGATGCTTTCAGTACATCTGTTACAATACCCAGTAAGGTTGTCTTGCCGCTTCCGTTAGGGCCCAGGATGCCAAAAACACTGCCGCCGGGGACAGTGAATGAAACATCGTTCAGCGCCTGCACAGAACCATAAAATTTGGTGATGCCTTGTAAGGCGAGAATATCAGCCATAAGTTGATTTGCCGGTTTTAAACGTATTATGGCTAACAATATACAATACAATGAGGGTAATTACCAGAATGAAAAAGGACCAACGGCATTTATGACTGCCTGTTGGTCCCAAATATTTTGAAGCCTATGCAAAACAGGGTAACCCCAAACGCATTACAAAGCGATCTGTCTCTCCGTCATCATCCGCCGCAGATTTATCAAACCGTAGCGCATACGTCCCAATGCAGTGTTGATACTACAATTGGTAGTTGCTGCAATTTCCTTGAAACTCATGTCTCCAAAATGGCGTAATACAATTACTTCTCTCTGTTCTTCCGGTAACTCCTGCAGCATCCGGTGCACACGATCATGGCTTTGCTGCCTGATGATCTTTTGCTCCTGGTTATCATCCGAAACCAACAGCCATTCAAATACATCATTGTTGTCGCTGTCTACAATAGCAGGTAAACGCCTGATCTTGCGGAAATAGTCCACACACAGGTTATGCGCTATCCGCATAGCCCATGGAAGAAACTTTCCTTCCTCGTTATAACGTTTGCCGCGTATGGTATCGATGATGCGGATAAATGTTTCCTGGAAAAGATCTTCTGCCAGGTATTTGTCCTTTACCAGGTACAAAATCGAACTGAACAGTTTATCTTTATAACGTGTGATCAATGCTTCAAAAGCATATTTATCACCTTCATGAAAAGCATGAATAAGTTGCGTGTCAGTATATTGATTGAACCTTCTCATAACGGGGGCCTTTTGGGTTATGACCTGCGTTTTTTAATAATATAAAAAATATCGTGCCTGAGTAAAGGTTCTATCTATACGCAAATGAGGTTTAATTGTGAATGCAATGTGAATTTACAATATACACACAAGTTAGCTGCATGGAAAATGTAAAAGATTTGTGAAGAAATTTGAACAAAAAGGCATTGTTTTGGTGGCAGTTTATATAAATAGTTTAAATAAACGGAATGGAAGCGAATCGTACAGCGGCAGAAAAAAAGAAAAAACAACAAAAAACAACAGATAATACACCAGCTCCACAGGATGCAATTCTGGTAAAAGGCGCTCGTATTCATAATCTTAAGGATGTAACGGTTTCTTTCCCGAGGAACCGTTTTATTGTGGTAA from Filimonas effusa encodes the following:
- a CDS encoding ABC transporter permease, producing MWQLLKIEWLKVKNYRTFWILAGLFVISVVGLNSIVHEFQVAKPGTKGMDAAAAMLLGAPPFRFPDVWHTVSWLSGFMLFIPCLLIVILTTNEFNFKTHRQNVIDGLSRTEFVIAKIADVVVIALASTIIVAITVLIFGFAEGNASFSFDKAEYLLYFFIQALSYGSVALLMSVLFKRSGITIGILFLYISVLERLVQWLFIKTGLPDAGDFLPLRSVSNLIPFPFLKVITSQMFKYQDTLYLLIAAFIYLALYVFVVKKRFETVDL
- a CDS encoding RNA polymerase sigma factor, encoding MRRFNQYTDTQLIHAFHEGDKYAFEALITRYKDKLFSSILYLVKDKYLAEDLFQETFIRIIDTIRGKRYNEEGKFLPWAMRIAHNLCVDYFRKIRRLPAIVDSDNNDVFEWLLVSDDNQEQKIIRQQSHDRVHRMLQELPEEQREVIVLRHFGDMSFKEIAATTNCSINTALGRMRYGLINLRRMMTERQIAL
- a CDS encoding ABC transporter ATP-binding protein, with amino-acid sequence MADILALQGITKFYGSVQALNDVSFTVPGGSVFGILGPNGSGKTTLLGIVTDVLKASSGTYSFLGQTSSSAVRKQIGTLLETPNFYHYLSAVHNLRIAAEIKGAGYDRIDAVLQQVGLYERRNSKFSTFSLGMKQRLAIGAALLGDPEILVLDEPTNGLDPVGIAEIRQLIMQLAGGGKTIIMASHLLDEVEKVCTHVAILKKGKLLTAGHVNEVLVNEDIVVTGASNLSALEAALRLLPGGYNIKQQDGTLQLLYPIGTANLEAINQHCFSQGVVLNQLQLKRKSLETKFFELTNS